In one Musa acuminata AAA Group cultivar baxijiao chromosome BXJ2-5, Cavendish_Baxijiao_AAA, whole genome shotgun sequence genomic region, the following are encoded:
- the LOC135612091 gene encoding calmodulin calcium-dependent NAD kinase-like yields the protein MRDPQPVLLLAESGRVEQLESFPHYVARQMGIEDVNECPNLCKMAHDYLRRTKECEDNLFAFFANDPDHESLYVKLVEELDKCILGYFAFHWNHTTPLIKQVLNADSEQKMKLKNFVMEATRKLRFERVTKDLKVTRVISTLVEEMKAIGIGTHDESQCTDVMVPAAIADRSPVLLLMGGGMGAGKSTVLKEILKEAFWSGAAANTVVVEADAFKETDVIYRAISSRGHHDDMLQTAELVHQSSTDAASSLLVTALNEGRDVIMDGTLSWEPFVQQTIAMARNVHHQQYRMGAGYKVADDGTITENYWEPVEDNQENNKCSTRKPYRIEMVGVVCDAYLAVVRGIRRAIIMGRAVRVKSQLKSHQRFANAFPRYCQLVDNARLYSTNSMGSAKLIGWKDGSSNLLVDPQEIICLEKLSKVNEDANSIYELYPQEDTSSGSGFIWDDMVMSPTRESIQQELKAAIKRIESPAS from the exons ATGAGGGATCCGCAGCCGGTGCTTCTGCTGGCCGAGTCCGGGCGGGTGGAGCAGCTGGAAAGCTTCCCTCATTATGTTG CTAGGCAGATGGGGATCGAGGACGTAAATGAGTGTCCTAACCTGTGCAAGATGGCACATGATTACCTGAGGAGAACCAAGGAGTGCGAGGACAATTTATTTGCCTTCTTTGCAAACGACCCAGACCATGAATCGCTGTATGTGAAGCTTGTCGAGGAGCTGGACAAATGCATTCTTGGTTATTTTGCTTTCCACTGGAATCACACCACTCCCCTGATCAAACAG GTATTAAACGCTGATAGCGAACAGAAAATGAAACTCAAGAATTTTGTTATGGAGGCCACAAG GAAACTAAGAtttgaaagggtaacaaaagacCTGAAGGTCACAAGAGTCATATCGACATTGGTGGAGGAGATGAAGGCCATTGGCATTGGAACCCATGATGAATCCCAGTGCACTGACGTGATGGTTCCGGCAGCCATTGCTGATCGGAGCCCTGTTCTTCTTCTGATGGGTGGTGGGATGGGAGCTGGCAAGAGCACTGTGCTAAAGGAAATACTAAAGGA AGCCTTCTGGTCTGGCGCTGCAGCAAACACAGTGGTGGTTGAAGCTGATGCATTCAAAGAGACGGATGTCATTTATCGAGCTATCAGCTCCAGAGGTCATCATGATGACATGCTCCAGACTGCTGAACTG GTCCATCAGTCATCGACAGATGCAGCTTCCTCTCTACTCGTGACTGCGCTGAATGAAGGTCGAGATGTGATCATGGATGGCACTCTCTCCTGGGAACCATTTGTTCAGCAAACCATAGCCATGGCACGGAATGTACATCACCAGCAGTATCGGATGGGAGCTGGATACAAGGTTGCTGATGATGGGACCATCACAGAGAACTACTGGGAACCGGTGGAGGACAACCAAGAGAACAATAAGTGCAGTACAAGGAAGCCTTACAGGATAGAGATGGTTGGAGTTGTTTGTGATGCCTACCTAGCAGTAGTCCGAGGAATCAG GAGAGCTATAATAATGGGTAGAGCAGTTAGAGTGAAATCCCAATTGAAGTCTCACCAAAGGTTTGCTAATGCCTTTCCAAGATATTGTCAACTTGTTGACAATGCCAGGCTCTACTCAACCAACTCCATGGGATCTGCTAAG CTGATAGGTTGGAAGGATGGAAGCAGCAACCTATTGGTAGACCCACAGGAGATCATCTGTCTGGAGAAGCTGAGCAAAGTAAATGAGGATGCTAATTCAATCTATGAACTCTACCCACAGGAAGATACTAGCTCCGGGTCTGGTTTCATTTGGGATGATATGGTGATGTCACCAACAAGAGAATCAATCCAGCAAGAGCTTAAGGCAGCTATTAAAAGGATCGAAAGTCCTGCATCATGA